One genomic window of Nicotiana sylvestris chromosome 10, ASM39365v2, whole genome shotgun sequence includes the following:
- the LOC104229479 gene encoding RING-H2 finger protein ATL70-like: MLFFSPFLKNENSNEDVQEVVVEVGLDEETLLSYPKLLYSEAKVNHKDSTLTCCSICLADYKNSDMLRLLPDCGHLFHLKCVDPWLRLNPTCPVCRTSPLATPQSTPLAEVVQGFCSTADSPEIRVCS, encoded by the coding sequence atgctATTCTTTTCTCCATTcctgaaaaatgaaaatagcaacGAGGACGTTCAAGAAGTTGTGGTAGAAGTGGGGCTTGATGAGGAAACCCTATTGAGTTATCCAAAGTTGTTGTATTCAGAAGCTAAGGTcaatcataaggattcaacatTGACTTGTTGCTCAATTTGTTTGGCGGATTACAAGAACAGTGACATGTTAAGGCTATTGCCGGATTGTGGGCATTTGTTTCACTTAAAATGCGTAGATCCATGGCTGAGGTTAAATCCAACTTGTCCTGTTTGTAGAACTTCTCCATTGGCAACACCACAATCCACTCCTCTGGCTGAAGTTGTTCAGGGTTTTTGCTCGACGgcggattcgccggaaattagggtttgttcttga
- the LOC104211399 gene encoding nudix hydrolase 18, mitochondrial-like: MIYKLYASIFPSLYNGLILFLYILLSSLAYHFFVSEKFLRKLKKTFVLFFLLDMQIKKSFSMSSRTGRDLQRYNHGCRQVVGCIPYRCKKTDQPSCVQGTPVDDLEFLLISSQKNPRMMFPKGGWEIDESLEEAASRETFEEAGVVGEVEVQEYLGTWSFKSKSQGTFHEGHMFPLRVTEELDDWPEKTVRRRLWVNFSEAREVCWHPWMKEALDVFASKLSKRKEGPQIFHLLSDEGTVVCCS, translated from the exons ATGATATATAAATTATACGCGTCAATTTTTCCCTCTCTCTATAACGGCCTAATTCTATTCCTATATATATTGCTGTCATCTCTTGCGTACCACTTTTTTGTTTCAGAAAAGTTTCTTCGTAAGTTGAAGAAAACAtttgtccttttttttttgttggataTGCAAATCAAGAAGTCTTTCTCAATGTCCTCTCGCACAGGAAGAGATTTGCAGAGATACAATCATGGTTGTCGTCAAGTTGTTGG ATGCATTCCGTACAGATGCAAGAAAACGGACCAACCATCTTGTGTTCAGGGTACCCCAGTTGATGATTTGGAATTTTTATTAATCAGCTCGCAGAAGAATCCAAGAATGATGTTCCCTAAG GGTGGTTGGGAAATTGATGAATCATTAGAAGAGGCAGCTTCACGAGAGACATTTGAAGAAGCTGGAGTAGTTGGTGAGGTTGAGGTTCAG GAATACTTAGGTACATGGAGTTTCAAAAGCAAAAGCCAAGGTACATTTCATGAGGGGCACATGTTTCCTTTGCGTGTCACTGAGGAACTAGATGATTGGCCTGAGAAAACCGTCCGTCGACGTTTATGG GTGAATTTTAGTGAAGCAAGGGAAGTATGTTGGCATCCGTGGATGAAAGAAGCATTAGATGTCTTTGCTTCTAAGCTTTCGAAGAGAAAAGAAGGGCCTCAGATATTCCATTTATTGTCAGATGAAGGTACTGTTGTGTGCTGTAGCTAA